From Nicotiana tabacum cultivar K326 chromosome 22, ASM71507v2, whole genome shotgun sequence, one genomic window encodes:
- the LOC107783177 gene encoding AP2-like ethylene-responsive transcription factor PLT2, giving the protein MGSMNSNNWLSFHLSPHLQTTESHSLGSVAETIDNPFQNQEWNFTDTQGGNEVPKVADFFGVSKSGHESELVSYSKIQANDNSDYPFPNTNLMPMQNVTYDLQENAWNMQSLTLSMGSGKSSTSETSASPNANATARASSTSGENSNTSIVEAAPRRTSDTFGQRTSIYRGVTRHRWTGRYEAHLWDNSCRREGQSRKGRQVYLGGYDKEEKAARSYDLAALKYWGTSTTTNFPINNYEKEVEEMKHMTRQESIASIRRKSTGFSRGASMYRGVTRHHQHGRWQARIGRVAGNKDLYLGTFGTEEEAAEAYDVAAIKFRGLCAVTNFEMNRYDVKAILESNTLPIGGGAAKRLKEAQAFESSRKRDQEMISLNSTTTFHQYENSNNSGVAFQTYPLMQQQPLLSTLQNQDFSSQFHHSYIQTQLQLHHQQSHQMYNDYFQSNNPVFLHGLMNNMGSSSSVIDNNGGSSSGSYSTGGYLDNTAGIGMTSNSPSGGGSAHEEIAMVKVDYDMPYTGWSGESSVQESNPGAFTMWND; this is encoded by the exons ATGGGCTCCATGAATTCAAACAACTGGCTATCTTTCCATCTTTCTCCACATCTACAAACAACCGAGTCTCATTCTTTAGGGTCAGTAGCTGAAACCATTGACAATCCTTTCCAAAACCAAG AGTGGAACTTTACTGACACTCAAGGAGGCAATGAAGTGCCAAAGGTTGCTGACTTTTTTGGAGTCAGCAAGTCGGGACACGAATCTGAATTAGTCTCTTACAGCAAAATCCAAGCCAACGATAACTCGGATTATCCCTTCCCTAACACAAACCTAATGCCAATGCAAAATGTCACTTATGACCTTCAGGAAAATGCTTGGAATATGCAATCTTTGACATTGTCAATGGGGAGTGGTAAGAGCTCAACAAGTGAAACTAGTGCTAGCCCAAATGCCAATGCCACTGCAAGAGCTAGTAGTACTAGTGGTGAAAATAGTAATACTAGTATTGTGGAAGCTGCACCTAGAAGGACTTCAGATACTTTTGGACAAAGAACATCAATTTATAGAGGTGTAACCAG GCATAGATGGACAGGAAGATATGAAGCACATTTATGGGATAATAGTTGTAGAAGGGAAGGACAATCAAGGAAGGGTCGTCAAG TATATCTGG GAGGGTACGATAAGGAGGAGAAAGCAGCAAGGTCCTATGATCTTGCTGCATTGAAATATTGGGGAACATCTACCACTACTAATTTTCCA ATTAACAACTATGAGAAAGAGGTGGAAGAGATGAAGCATATGACAAGGCAAGAATCTATTGCTTCTATAAGAAG GAAGAGTACTGGGTTCTCCAGGGGTGCATCCATGTATCGTGGTGTAACCAG GCATCATCAGCATGGAAGATGGCAAGCAAGGATAGGCAGAGTTGCTGGTAACAAAGATCTCTACTTGGGAACTTTCG GTACCGAGGAGGAAGCTGCAGAAGCATATGACGTAGCAGCAATAAAGTTCAGAGGCTTATGTGCAGTTACAAATTTCGAGATGAATCGTTATGATGTGAAAGCCATTCTTGAAAGCAACACACTCCCTATTGGTGGTGGAGCTGCTAAAAGGCTTAAAGAAGCACAAGCCTTTGAATCCTCCAGAAAACGTGATCAAGAAATGATATCCTTAAACTCAACTACTACTTTTCATCAATATGAAAACTCAAATAATTCTGGAGTTGCTTTTCAAACTTACCCTTTAATGCAGCAACAACCCTTATTGAGTACTCTCCAAAACCAAGATTTTAGTTCACAGTTTCACCATAGTTATATCCAAACACAGTTGCAACTCCACCACCAACAATCTCACCAAATGTATAACGATTATTTTCAGAGTAACAATCCAGTTTTCTTGCATGGGTTGATGAACAATATGGGATCTTCATCATCTGTGATAGATAACAATGGAGGAAGTTCAAGTGGGAGTTATAGTACTGGTGGATATCTTGATAATACTGCTGGAATTGGGATGACTTCAAATTCCCCTTCAGGAGGTGGCTCTGCTCATGAGGAGATTGCAATGGTTAAAGTTGATTATGATATGCCTTACACTGGTTGGTCAGGAGAGTCATCAGTTCAAGAATCAAATCCTGGTGCTTTTACAATGTGGAATGATTGA